Proteins from one Staphylococcus sp. IVB6214 genomic window:
- a CDS encoding class I SAM-dependent methyltransferase, with the protein MRKEGGHTFLAKLGKTRLRPGGKRATDWLIDKGQFASDKKVLEVACNMCTTSIHLAKTYGCQIEGVDLNKTALAQGKKNVEAAGLSDKIHLQQANAMNLPFDDNSFDIVLNEAMLTMLPVKAKQQALKEYYRVLKPGGVLLTHDIVIQSPAKETEIINDLSQAINVNVSPQLKEKWHELYHQAGFDHIETQHGPMTLMTPKGMIYDEGVKGTLKIVKNALKKENRPMFMQMFKTFKRHKDGLNYIVHAAHKSQ; encoded by the coding sequence ATGAGAAAAGAAGGGGGTCATACATTTTTAGCAAAACTAGGGAAAACACGATTACGTCCAGGTGGAAAGCGTGCAACGGATTGGTTAATCGATAAAGGACAGTTTGCTTCAGATAAAAAGGTGTTAGAAGTAGCATGCAATATGTGTACGACGTCGATACATTTAGCGAAAACTTATGGCTGTCAAATCGAAGGTGTTGACTTGAATAAGACGGCGTTGGCACAAGGTAAGAAGAACGTAGAGGCGGCAGGGTTGTCAGATAAGATTCATTTACAACAAGCAAATGCGATGAACTTACCATTCGATGACAATAGTTTTGATATCGTACTGAATGAAGCGATGTTGACGATGTTGCCTGTTAAAGCAAAACAACAAGCATTAAAAGAATATTACCGTGTATTGAAGCCGGGTGGTGTGTTACTGACACATGATATTGTTATTCAATCGCCTGCTAAAGAAACAGAAATTATCAATGACTTGTCTCAAGCTATCAATGTAAATGTGTCACCACAATTGAAAGAGAAATGGCATGAATTATACCATCAAGCAGGTTTTGATCATATTGAAACACAACATGGGCCGATGACACTTATGACGCCAAAAGGAATGATTTATGATGAAGGTGTCAAAGGAACGTTGAAGATTGTCAAAAATGCACTTAAGAAAGAAAATAGACCAATGTTTATGCAAATGTTTAAGACGTTCAAACGTCATAAAGATGGTTTGAATTATATTGTACATGCAGCGCATAAATCGCAATAG
- a CDS encoding MFS transporter, which produces MESSVKETKFNFVALLLLIGVFMAALDNGIISAALTTINQSFEIQPQMGAWGIAIYTLGMAVATPIAGKLADMYGRKKVYIVEVVLFGAGSLLVALSPNYTFFIIARLIQSLGGGGLFVIASAHFISTYDRSKQGTMLGALGAMNGIASVLGPNLGSLLIKVTGTWHWLFLINVPIAVFITIFVMLKMTETQRPVQKKMDTYAIIMFSLSTLFVMFGIYNIRTSSAMSSTMRWSVVAFFILAILGYAMMIWIEKRNENKNIDAFLSYELLRKPTFSAILVMGICSGMLIGAIIFIPSFVENVLHVSAADSGFWLTPLALASGVGASMGGRMVDKKGPVFALVVASLISILGYGGLALLTSGVITFLIFSIIAGLGFGFTIGAPMTVLATRTAGYGDDRNSTVIATLSVSRQMGITIAPTLFATLIQLGFSKTVSKVTTALTDRHLTQQDVPQPLMSQVEQVNGSTYALWQKLETIPNTPVRQALMEGLDAVASAAFMPVFLTAAFASVVILILTLFFRRSFSE; this is translated from the coding sequence GTGGAATCATCAGTTAAAGAAACTAAGTTTAATTTTGTTGCGCTACTTTTGCTTATCGGTGTTTTTATGGCGGCATTGGATAACGGAATTATTAGTGCAGCATTGACAACGATTAATCAGTCGTTTGAAATACAGCCACAGATGGGCGCATGGGGAATTGCCATTTATACATTAGGGATGGCAGTTGCAACACCGATAGCTGGTAAGTTGGCTGACATGTATGGTCGCAAGAAAGTCTATATCGTTGAAGTTGTCTTATTCGGCGCCGGCTCGTTACTAGTCGCATTAAGTCCCAACTATACATTTTTCATCATTGCACGACTCATTCAGTCACTCGGCGGTGGGGGACTCTTTGTGATAGCAAGTGCACACTTTATTTCAACATATGATCGCTCTAAACAAGGGACGATGTTAGGTGCACTCGGTGCGATGAATGGGATTGCTTCTGTACTTGGCCCGAACTTAGGTAGCTTACTTATTAAGGTAACAGGTACATGGCATTGGTTGTTCTTGATTAATGTGCCAATCGCAGTATTTATTACAATATTTGTGATGCTAAAAATGACAGAAACACAACGTCCTGTACAGAAAAAGATGGATACATATGCGATTATCATGTTCTCACTTTCAACATTGTTTGTGATGTTCGGAATTTATAACATTCGCACAAGTAGTGCGATGAGTAGTACGATGCGATGGTCTGTCGTCGCCTTCTTTATACTCGCAATTCTTGGTTATGCGATGATGATTTGGATTGAAAAACGTAATGAAAATAAAAATATTGATGCATTTTTATCATATGAATTATTGCGTAAACCAACATTTTCAGCAATTCTCGTCATGGGGATTTGTTCAGGTATGTTGATCGGTGCTATTATTTTCATTCCATCTTTTGTCGAAAATGTCTTGCATGTGAGTGCGGCAGATAGTGGTTTCTGGCTCACTCCTCTTGCGCTTGCTTCTGGTGTTGGAGCATCAATGGGTGGTCGTATGGTGGATAAGAAGGGGCCGGTCTTTGCCTTAGTCGTTGCTAGTCTTATTAGTATTTTAGGATATGGTGGGTTAGCATTACTAACATCAGGTGTCATTACATTCTTAATCTTTTCTATCATAGCCGGTCTAGGGTTTGGCTTTACCATTGGTGCGCCGATGACTGTATTGGCAACACGAACGGCAGGTTATGGTGATGACCGAAACAGCACAGTCATTGCGACATTATCCGTCTCACGTCAAATGGGGATTACTATCGCTCCAACACTTTTTGCGACATTAATTCAACTCGGCTTCAGCAAAACGGTTTCAAAAGTGACGACAGCATTAACTGATCGACATTTGACACAACAAGACGTTCCGCAACCATTGATGTCCCAGGTTGAACAGGTGAACGGCAGTACTTATGCGTTATGGCAGAAACTTGAAACGATACCGAATACACCTGTGCGCCAAGCATTAATGGAAGGTTTGGATGCGGTTGCGAGCGCTGCATTTATGCCCGTATTCTTAACGGCAGCATTTGCGTCTGTTGTAATATTAATACTAACGTTATTCTTTAGACGTTCATTTAGTGAATAA
- a CDS encoding GbsR/MarR family transcriptional regulator → MTNGADYASQLEEAKDIVINSIAETMDLYGINRSTGNLYGTMLFEDSMTLDEMRSELQMSKPSMSAGVKKLQEFDVVKQRFTRGSRKQHFEAEKDFFAFFSNFFTQKWYREIKINMAALQEAEAMIDVIITADDVEDDVRQEAEEVKAHMTHSRLYYQWLNSISDAIKSGEIFNYFPIPDENA, encoded by the coding sequence ATGACAAATGGGGCAGATTACGCATCACAATTAGAAGAAGCGAAAGATATCGTTATCAACTCTATCGCAGAGACGATGGATTTATATGGGATCAACCGCAGCACAGGCAATTTATATGGCACAATGTTGTTTGAAGACAGCATGACTTTGGATGAGATGCGTAGCGAATTACAGATGAGTAAACCGAGTATGAGTGCAGGGGTCAAAAAGCTACAAGAGTTTGATGTGGTCAAACAACGCTTTACACGTGGAAGCCGTAAACAACACTTTGAAGCTGAAAAGGACTTCTTTGCTTTTTTCAGCAACTTTTTCACACAAAAATGGTATCGTGAAATCAAGATTAATATGGCTGCCTTGCAAGAAGCAGAAGCGATGATTGATGTGATTATAACAGCTGATGATGTAGAAGATGATGTGAGACAAGAAGCAGAAGAAGTCAAAGCACACATGACACACTCAAGACTGTATTATCAATGGCTCAACTCAATCAGCGATGCGATTAAATCCGGGGAAATCTTTAACTACTTTCCAATTCCAGATGAAAATGCTTAA
- a CDS encoding MOSC domain-containing protein, with product MTRQIQKLYIGKVKEYGDPSAEDLMSQTWTTAAFKQETSEPVWLGKEGLQGDAVGDTRHHGGAEKALFAYAADHYAVFSTQYEQDIPVGSNGENISVVGMDEQTVCISDVYQVGEAVIQVSQPRRPCWKPSRRLGILDFAKMLEDTGKTGWYYRVLKEGHIQQGDALLLQERPHPDWTIQRMNDTLQGKADKTDIQALQEAGFTPKSWHASLEKRLTGASVDDSARLYGPNI from the coding sequence ATGACACGTCAAATTCAAAAGCTTTATATAGGTAAAGTAAAAGAATATGGGGACCCGAGCGCTGAAGACCTGATGTCACAAACATGGACGACTGCGGCTTTTAAACAAGAAACTTCAGAACCAGTATGGCTTGGTAAAGAAGGACTTCAAGGAGATGCTGTTGGAGATACACGTCATCATGGTGGCGCTGAAAAAGCATTATTTGCGTATGCTGCAGATCATTACGCAGTGTTTAGCACGCAATATGAACAAGATATTCCTGTTGGGAGTAATGGAGAAAATATTTCTGTGGTAGGAATGGATGAACAAACGGTTTGTATCAGTGATGTTTATCAAGTAGGAGAAGCGGTGATACAGGTTTCTCAACCGAGACGACCCTGCTGGAAACCTAGCCGTCGTTTAGGTATTCTGGACTTTGCTAAGATGCTAGAAGACACAGGCAAGACAGGCTGGTACTATCGCGTGCTAAAGGAAGGGCATATCCAACAAGGAGATGCATTATTACTGCAAGAACGACCACATCCTGATTGGACGATTCAGCGCATGAATGACACGCTACAAGGAAAGGCAGATAAGACAGACATACAAGCATTGCAAGAAGCAGGTTTTACGCCTAAAAGTTGGCATGCTAGCTTAGAGAAACGTCTGACTGGTGCATCGGTTGACGACAGTGCGAGATTGTATGGTCCCAATATCTAA
- a CDS encoding alkaline phosphatase: MKLRSSLGSIMIASSLVSASILGTAPEVKANSHQQGQVTVYGDKESPKNIIFMVGDGMGPSYQTAYRYFADNPDTEEMEETAFDDYFVGSQRTYSADKEENVTDSAAAGTAISSGHKTYNGAIGVDANQKKVETVLERAKSIGKSTGLVTTAELTDATPAAYAAHVTDRDKKNEIAQQFYDERIDEAHKVDVLLGGGAKYFGKENGNLDKQFEKDGYDVVTNKEGLAESDSDQVLGLFADENMPLQIDAPDDDPSLADMQKSALDRLSKDEDGFFLMVEGASIDKQGHTHDVTGVMSEMKGFEKAFEDAMTYAKSNPDTLVVATADHSTGGLSVGKDGTYAWDAEPIRNMKHSAQWMTEQIASGESIDDTIQAGYGFDVDKKAMKQIKREADQLAKINKKKDEEKYEQQYQALQDAIQEPVNHASNTGWTSSGHTGVDTNTYAYGPGSEAFRGNMNNVENADRIFKFYENK, encoded by the coding sequence ATGAAATTACGTTCATCTTTAGGCAGTATCATGATTGCAAGTTCATTAGTCAGTGCATCTATTTTAGGGACAGCACCTGAAGTCAAAGCAAACAGTCATCAGCAAGGTCAAGTGACTGTCTATGGCGATAAAGAAAGTCCTAAAAATATTATTTTCATGGTAGGCGATGGTATGGGACCGTCCTACCAAACAGCATATCGATATTTTGCTGATAATCCGGATACAGAAGAGATGGAAGAAACAGCTTTTGATGATTATTTTGTCGGAAGTCAACGTACATACTCTGCAGATAAAGAAGAAAATGTCACAGATTCAGCAGCGGCAGGTACAGCTATTAGTTCAGGACATAAAACATACAACGGTGCTATTGGTGTTGATGCCAATCAAAAGAAAGTGGAGACTGTATTAGAACGTGCTAAGTCAATCGGTAAGTCAACAGGGTTGGTGACAACAGCTGAATTGACAGATGCAACACCTGCAGCATATGCAGCACACGTGACAGATCGAGATAAAAAGAATGAGATTGCGCAACAATTTTATGACGAACGCATTGATGAAGCGCATAAGGTAGATGTGTTACTCGGTGGTGGTGCAAAATATTTTGGTAAAGAAAACGGAAACCTTGATAAACAATTTGAAAAAGATGGTTATGATGTTGTGACGAACAAAGAAGGGTTAGCTGAATCAGATAGTGATCAAGTACTAGGCTTATTTGCAGATGAGAATATGCCACTACAAATTGATGCACCTGATGATGATCCGAGTCTAGCTGATATGCAGAAATCGGCTTTGGATCGTTTGTCTAAAGATGAAGATGGATTTTTCTTAATGGTAGAAGGCGCATCTATTGATAAGCAAGGTCATACACATGATGTAACAGGTGTGATGTCAGAGATGAAAGGATTCGAGAAGGCGTTTGAAGATGCGATGACATATGCCAAGTCAAATCCAGACACACTCGTTGTAGCAACAGCGGATCATTCAACAGGTGGTTTATCGGTAGGAAAAGATGGAACATATGCGTGGGATGCAGAGCCGATCCGCAATATGAAGCATTCGGCACAATGGATGACAGAACAGATTGCATCAGGAGAATCAATCGATGATACGATTCAGGCAGGTTATGGTTTTGATGTGGATAAGAAAGCAATGAAACAGATAAAACGAGAAGCAGATCAGTTAGCGAAAATCAATAAGAAGAAGGATGAAGAGAAATACGAACAGCAATATCAAGCGTTGCAAGATGCGATTCAAGAGCCAGTCAATCATGCCTCTAATACAGGATGGACATCATCTGGACACACTGGTGTAGACACGAATACTTATGCTTACGGTCCAGGATCTGAAGCCTTTCGAGGGAATATGAACAATGTAGAGAACGCAGATCGCATCTTTAAATTTTACGAAAATAAATAA
- a CDS encoding BCCT family transporter, with translation MDWIVFCGAAFVLLLAVIPMMVFPKQSRSVVVAMNEFVTTNLGATYLVLGLAIFCFVLYIAFGKYGSVTLGRASDRPEFSDFAWASMLFCAGIGSDILYWGVIEWAYYYQGPPQGAKPMSDAALSYATMYGMFHWGPIAWAIYVLPALPIGYLVFVKKQPIFKISQACRPILKGQTDGFIGKLVDILFIFGLIGGTATSLALGVPMISAGLEKLTGIDGSSMVVKSCVLVGITIAFAYSSYRGLKKGIQVLSDLNVWLSFLLLGFIFIIGPTIFIMETTVTSFGNMIKNFFQMATWLEPFGGVGGREETNFPQQWTIFYWAWWIVYAPFIGLFIARISRGRTLKEVILGTIVYGTFGCVLFFGIFGNYATYLQITGQFDVVSFLNSHGTEATIIEVVNHLPFAPVLIALFILSAFLFLVTTFDSASYIVAAATQLRVKGEPLKMNRLFWAFALCLLPFSLMLVGGERALEILQTASIVAGVPLIIIFVIIMISFMMILSGDRIALQTRAERFKKIERRSLRILQVSEKDDEDNNL, from the coding sequence ATGGATTGGATCGTCTTTTGCGGTGCAGCGTTTGTGTTGTTACTCGCTGTTATACCAATGATGGTATTTCCAAAACAAAGCCGTTCCGTCGTTGTTGCGATGAATGAGTTCGTTACAACAAATTTAGGTGCGACATATCTCGTGTTAGGTCTCGCCATTTTTTGTTTTGTATTATATATTGCGTTCGGTAAATATGGCTCGGTCACATTAGGACGTGCAAGCGATCGACCGGAATTTAGCGACTTTGCATGGGCATCTATGCTTTTCTGTGCCGGTATTGGTTCAGATATTTTATACTGGGGTGTCATCGAGTGGGCGTATTACTATCAAGGACCGCCACAAGGCGCAAAACCAATGAGTGATGCAGCTTTAAGCTATGCGACAATGTATGGCATGTTCCATTGGGGACCGATTGCATGGGCGATTTATGTCTTGCCTGCGTTGCCGATTGGTTATTTAGTTTTCGTAAAGAAACAACCTATTTTTAAAATTAGCCAAGCATGCCGTCCCATTTTAAAAGGACAAACAGATGGGTTTATTGGTAAACTCGTCGATATTTTATTCATTTTTGGTTTGATCGGTGGGACTGCGACATCACTTGCACTCGGTGTACCGATGATTTCAGCAGGACTCGAGAAATTGACAGGCATCGATGGCTCCAGCATGGTTGTAAAGAGTTGTGTTTTAGTAGGCATTACAATCGCCTTCGCATACAGTTCTTATCGTGGATTGAAGAAAGGGATTCAAGTATTAAGCGACTTGAATGTTTGGTTGTCGTTCCTATTACTCGGTTTTATTTTTATTATTGGACCAACTATTTTTATTATGGAAACAACAGTTACAAGCTTCGGGAATATGATTAAAAACTTCTTCCAAATGGCAACATGGCTAGAACCGTTTGGCGGTGTAGGCGGCCGTGAAGAGACAAACTTCCCACAACAATGGACGATTTTCTATTGGGCTTGGTGGATTGTATATGCACCATTTATTGGGTTGTTCATTGCACGTATTTCAAGAGGACGTACATTGAAAGAGGTCATTCTCGGAACAATTGTCTATGGGACATTTGGCTGTGTGCTGTTCTTTGGTATTTTTGGAAACTATGCGACATACCTACAAATCACAGGTCAATTTGATGTTGTATCATTTTTAAATTCACATGGTACGGAAGCAACGATTATTGAAGTGGTCAATCATTTACCATTTGCGCCGGTATTGATCGCATTGTTTATTCTATCAGCCTTTTTATTCTTAGTTACAACGTTTGATTCTGCGTCATATATCGTAGCGGCAGCAACACAATTACGTGTGAAGGGTGAACCGCTCAAAATGAATCGATTATTCTGGGCATTCGCATTGTGCTTATTGCCATTCTCATTAATGCTCGTCGGTGGTGAACGTGCGCTTGAAATATTGCAAACAGCTTCAATCGTCGCCGGTGTACCACTCATTATCATCTTTGTTATTATCATGATATCATTTATGATGATCTTGTCTGGTGACCGCATTGCATTACAAACACGTGCAGAACGTTTTAAAAAGATTGAGCGTCGTTCACTACGAATTTTACAGGTTAGTGAAAAAGATGACGAAGACAATAATTTATAG
- the betB gene encoding betaine-aldehyde dehydrogenase has translation MESIKNLSRRQFIDGEWVESSNQNTRDIINPYNQEVILTVAEGTTEDVERAILAARRSFDEGEYAQATAEYKGQKVRELADKIKENRENLAELESLDTGKTLEESRADMDDIHNVFMYFAGLADKEGGELIDSPIPNTESKVVKEPIGVVTQITPWNYPLLQASWKIAPALATGCSLVMKPSEITPLTTIRVFQLMEEVGFPKGVINLVLGAGSEIGDIMSTHPEVDLVSFTGGIKTGKRIMKQAADHVTKVALELGGKNPNVVFDDADFDLAVDQALNGAYFHAGQVCSAGSRLIVHNAIKDEFEKALIDRVKHIKLGNGFDDSTEMGPLISAEHREKLESYMEVAKEDGATIAIGGKRPDREDLQDGFFFEPTVITNCDTSMRIVQEEVFGPVVTIEGFDTEEEAVRLANDSIYGLAGGVFSKDIGKAQRVANKLRMGTVWINDFHPYFAQAPWGGYKQSGIGRELGSAGLEEYLEMKHILTNTNPEPVNWFKK, from the coding sequence ATGGAATCAATTAAAAATTTATCACGCCGTCAATTTATCGATGGTGAGTGGGTTGAAAGTAGTAATCAAAACACACGTGACATTATTAATCCATACAATCAAGAAGTCATTTTAACTGTTGCAGAAGGTACAACAGAAGATGTGGAACGTGCCATTCTAGCAGCACGTCGTTCATTTGATGAAGGAGAATATGCGCAAGCAACAGCTGAATATAAAGGGCAAAAAGTACGTGAACTTGCCGACAAAATTAAAGAAAATCGTGAAAATTTAGCAGAGTTAGAGTCATTAGATACAGGTAAGACGTTAGAAGAGTCTCGTGCTGACATGGATGATATCCATAATGTATTCATGTATTTTGCTGGTTTAGCTGATAAAGAGGGGGGTGAGTTAATTGACTCACCGATTCCAAATACTGAGAGTAAAGTTGTGAAAGAACCTATTGGTGTTGTCACACAAATCACACCTTGGAATTATCCTTTACTTCAAGCATCATGGAAGATTGCGCCAGCTTTAGCAACAGGTTGTTCACTCGTGATGAAACCTAGTGAGATCACACCATTAACAACAATTCGCGTATTTCAATTGATGGAAGAAGTTGGTTTCCCGAAAGGCGTTATCAACCTTGTATTAGGTGCAGGTTCTGAGATTGGCGACATCATGTCAACACATCCAGAAGTAGACTTAGTGTCATTTACAGGTGGTATCAAAACTGGTAAGCGCATTATGAAACAAGCTGCTGACCATGTAACAAAAGTTGCGTTAGAGCTTGGTGGTAAAAATCCAAACGTCGTATTTGATGATGCAGACTTTGACTTAGCCGTTGATCAAGCATTGAACGGAGCCTATTTCCATGCAGGACAAGTATGTTCAGCGGGTTCTCGTTTAATCGTGCACAATGCCATCAAAGATGAATTTGAAAAGGCGTTAATTGATCGCGTTAAACATATCAAATTGGGTAACGGCTTTGATGATTCAACAGAAATGGGTCCACTTATTTCTGCAGAACATCGTGAAAAGCTAGAAAGCTATATGGAAGTGGCGAAAGAAGATGGTGCAACAATTGCTATCGGTGGAAAACGCCCTGACCGTGAAGATTTACAAGATGGCTTTTTCTTTGAACCAACAGTGATTACAAACTGTGATACATCAATGCGCATCGTTCAAGAAGAAGTATTCGGACCTGTTGTGACAATTGAAGGATTCGACACAGAAGAAGAAGCCGTTCGCCTTGCTAACGACTCAATCTATGGCCTTGCAGGCGGTGTGTTCTCAAAAGATATTGGTAAAGCACAACGTGTCGCAAACAAACTACGCATGGGAACAGTTTGGATTAACGACTTCCACCCATACTTTGCACAAGCACCATGGGGTGGTTACAAACAATCTGGTATCGGTCGTGAACTCGGTTCAGCTGGTTTAGAAGAATATCTTGAAATGAAACATATTTTGACAAATACAAACCCAGAGCCAGTCAATTGGTTTAAAAAATAA
- the betA gene encoding choline dehydrogenase translates to MGKAYDKMYDYIIIGGGSAGSVLGARLSEEKDKKVLVLEAGRSDYPWDLFIQMPAALMYPSGNRFYDWKYETDGEPHMGGRKVFHTRGKVLGGSSSINGMIYQRGNPLDYEKWGSPKGMETWDYAHCLPYFKRLETAFGATPNDPIRGLNGPIKLRRGPADNPLFHSFFDAAVEAGYKKTQDVNGYRQEGFGPFDSQIHNGRRVSASRAYLRPAMKRKNLTVKTRAFVEKLHFDGNTVTGVTYKRNGRLHKVLAREVILSGGAFNTPQLLQLSGIGDTEYLKTLGIEPRLHLPGVGENFEDHLEVYIQHTCKEPVSMQPSLDKWKMPFIGLEWITRRTGAASSNHFEGGGFVRSNDDVSYPNLMFHFLPLAVRYDGQKAETAHGYQVHVGPMYSNSRGSLKITSTNPYVKPKFVFNYLSTEEDKREWVEAIRVARNILNQPAMDRFNGGEISPGPSVQTDEEILDWVRRDAETALHPSCSAKMGPASDPMAVVDPLTMKVHGMENLRVVDASVMPTTTNGNIHSPVLMLAEKAADIIKGVKPLEPEHVDYYVHGKNDPEDGAVTSYRI, encoded by the coding sequence ATGGGTAAAGCATACGATAAAATGTACGACTATATTATTATTGGTGGCGGTAGCGCTGGATCAGTATTAGGTGCACGCTTAAGTGAAGAAAAAGATAAAAAGGTGTTAGTACTTGAAGCTGGTCGCAGTGACTATCCTTGGGACTTATTTATTCAAATGCCTGCAGCGCTGATGTATCCATCAGGCAATCGTTTCTATGATTGGAAATACGAAACAGATGGCGAACCACACATGGGTGGACGTAAAGTCTTCCATACACGTGGTAAAGTTCTTGGTGGATCAAGCTCAATTAACGGCATGATTTATCAACGTGGTAATCCATTAGACTATGAAAAATGGGGAAGCCCTAAAGGTATGGAAACTTGGGATTATGCACATTGCCTTCCATACTTCAAACGCTTAGAAACAGCATTCGGAGCGACACCTAATGATCCAATTCGTGGGTTGAACGGTCCAATTAAGTTACGTCGTGGACCAGCAGACAATCCACTCTTTCACTCATTCTTTGACGCAGCTGTGGAAGCGGGTTATAAGAAGACGCAAGACGTGAATGGTTACCGTCAAGAAGGTTTTGGTCCATTCGATAGTCAAATTCATAACGGACGTCGTGTGTCAGCATCACGTGCATATTTGCGTCCTGCAATGAAACGTAAAAACTTAACAGTCAAAACACGTGCCTTTGTAGAGAAGCTACACTTTGACGGAAATACCGTGACAGGCGTAACTTATAAACGAAACGGTCGCTTGCACAAAGTATTAGCACGTGAAGTGATCTTATCAGGTGGCGCATTTAACACACCACAACTATTACAACTTTCAGGTATTGGTGACACAGAATACTTAAAAACATTAGGTATCGAGCCACGCTTGCACTTACCAGGTGTCGGTGAAAACTTTGAAGATCACCTTGAAGTATACATTCAACATACTTGTAAGGAACCTGTGTCTATGCAACCAAGCTTAGATAAGTGGAAAATGCCATTCATCGGTTTAGAATGGATCACACGTCGTACAGGTGCAGCGTCAAGTAACCACTTTGAAGGTGGCGGATTCGTACGCTCAAATGATGACGTATCTTATCCAAACTTAATGTTCCACTTCTTGCCACTTGCTGTCCGCTACGATGGACAAAAAGCAGAAACAGCACATGGTTACCAAGTGCACGTTGGTCCAATGTACTCAAACTCACGTGGTAGCTTGAAGATTACATCAACAAATCCATACGTAAAACCTAAGTTTGTCTTCAACTACTTATCAACAGAAGAAGACAAGCGTGAATGGGTAGAAGCTATTCGTGTTGCACGTAACATCTTGAACCAACCAGCAATGGATCGCTTTAACGGTGGAGAAATCTCTCCAGGACCAAGCGTTCAAACAGATGAAGAGATTTTAGATTGGGTACGTCGTGATGCAGAAACAGCATTGCACCCTTCATGTAGTGCGAAAATGGGACCTGCTTCAGATCCAATGGCAGTTGTAGACCCATTAACAATGAAAGTACACGGCATGGAAAACTTACGTGTTGTTGATGCATCTGTTATGCCAACAACAACAAATGGTAACATCCATTCACCTGTACTTATGTTAGCTGAGAAAGCGGCAGATATTATCAAAGGTGTAAAACCATTAGAACCAGAACATGTTGATTACTATGTTCATGGTAAAAATGACCCAGAAGATGGCGCTGTAACATCATATCGTATTTAA
- the budA gene encoding acetolactate decarboxylase encodes MQHTLYQHGTLGTLMAGALEGTCRIDTLLEHGDHGIATLTGSDGEVIFVDGQAFHATTTEDKVRVLSGEALTPYASVSKFSADTTFEATAANHETLYQQIRQHMLSENLFAMIKIKGTFSHMHIRIMPKQDPPYTRLITSAKVQPEYHRQHISGTIVAVYTPEAFHGIGAAGFHAHFISEDQQFVGHILGFDLAEGTVQIQNCATLEQHLSTDPSFINKTFDYQDIAEDIHQAE; translated from the coding sequence ATGCAACATACGTTATATCAACATGGTACATTAGGCACATTGATGGCAGGTGCACTTGAAGGAACATGCCGTATCGACACGTTACTTGAGCACGGCGATCATGGTATTGCGACACTCACTGGCTCCGATGGCGAAGTGATTTTTGTAGACGGTCAAGCATTTCATGCGACAACAACAGAAGATAAGGTGCGCGTGCTTTCTGGGGAAGCACTCACACCTTATGCATCTGTCTCAAAATTCTCAGCAGATACGACTTTTGAAGCAACTGCCGCAAATCACGAAACGCTATATCAACAAATTCGTCAACACATGCTGAGTGAGAACCTATTTGCAATGATTAAAATTAAAGGGACATTCAGCCACATGCACATACGCATCATGCCAAAACAAGATCCACCGTATACACGTTTGATTACATCTGCAAAAGTACAACCTGAATATCACCGTCAACACATCTCAGGCACAATCGTTGCAGTCTATACACCCGAAGCTTTTCACGGTATTGGTGCCGCTGGCTTTCATGCACACTTCATTTCAGAAGATCAGCAGTTTGTTGGGCATATTTTAGGCTTTGACTTGGCAGAAGGAACCGTTCAAATTCAAAACTGCGCAACCTTGGAACAACACTTATCAACCGATCCAAGCTTCATCAATAAGACATTCGACTATCAAGATATCGCCGAAGACATCCACCAAGCCGAATAG